One window from the genome of Pyrobaculum ferrireducens encodes:
- a CDS encoding phospholipid carrier-dependent glycosyltransferase, whose product MKYAYAGLVLVVAVFAYLAYTVAQLPGSDGLPGGPGYISDEVWYVTSARNLLHDFFRSTANSPYFTTTTNCLTNESRIVKEYTKIDAVTVEGGVACYLRRGFPYPDKEGILSYYNLEHPPLAKYVIAAVEAVRDEPLFWRLPSIVLGSLTLVFVFLAARRVAGELYALIAAALMLFDNTFRAMAGIAMLDVYLGFFTALLAYLYLSGRLLGTGAALGLAASVKYSGAFPIFGLAYLLARRGVRNFAAVLLMAVSVFLIVNMPIAGGLGLERWVREILGALSWHTTSRPPGPTASSPLDWLIMQNSFALYINPDIYASGTPAYLIALIYSLYRRDDVSILYLSTYGGYWLVYLAGNHTLYSFYTAHFTPLAHIVLARLFADLSKKT is encoded by the coding sequence ATGAAATACGCCTATGCTGGCCTCGTCTTGGTGGTTGCGGTCTTTGCGTACCTGGCCTACACGGTGGCGCAGTTGCCTGGCTCCGACGGGTTGCCGGGCGGGCCGGGGTACATCTCTGACGAGGTTTGGTATGTGACCTCGGCGAGAAATTTGCTACACGACTTTTTCAGGTCAACTGCTAATTCGCCATATTTCACAACAACTACAAACTGCCTCACTAATGAGAGCAGGATTGTCAAGGAGTATACGAAGATAGATGCGGTTACTGTCGAGGGTGGAGTTGCGTGTTATTTGAGGAGGGGGTTTCCCTATCCCGACAAGGAGGGTATCCTTAGCTACTACAACCTGGAGCACCCGCCCCTAGCCAAGTACGTGATCGCCGCCGTTGAGGCTGTGAGGGATGAGCCTCTGTTTTGGAGGTTGCCGTCTATCGTCCTGGGTTCTCTGACCTTGGTGTTTGTGTTTCTGGCGGCTAGGCGGGTGGCCGGCGAGCTGTACGCGTTGATAGCCGCCGCGCTTATGCTTTTTGACAACACCTTTAGAGCGATGGCTGGCATCGCCATGCTGGACGTGTACCTCGGCTTCTTCACAGCGTTGCTGGCCTATCTCTACCTCTCCGGCAGGCTCCTGGGGACGGGGGCCGCCCTTGGGCTAGCCGCCTCTGTCAAGTACTCGGGCGCCTTCCCCATCTTTGGGCTGGCCTACCTCCTGGCGAGGCGCGGCGTTAGGAACTTCGCGGCGGTGCTTTTAATGGCCGTCTCCGTCTTCCTCATTGTCAATATGCCGATAGCGGGAGGGCTGGGGTTGGAGAGGTGGGTCAGGGAGATCCTCGGCGCCTTGTCTTGGCACACCACATCTAGGCCTCCTGGCCCGACGGCGTCTAGTCCGCTGGACTGGCTGATTATGCAGAACAGCTTCGCCCTCTACATAAACCCCGATATCTACGCCAGCGGCACGCCGGCCTACTTAATAGCGCTGATCTACAGTTTGTATAGGAGGGATGACGTGTCTATCCTCTACCTCTCTACCTACGGCGGCTACTGGCTTGTGTACCTCGCGGGGAACCACACCCTCTACAGCTTCTACACGGCGCACTTCACCCCCCTGGCCCATATAGTGCTGGCGAGGCTCTTCGCAGACTTGTCTAAAAAGACTTAG